A stretch of Campylobacter showae DNA encodes these proteins:
- a CDS encoding DUF1287 domain-containing protein, producing MKIWSKILLLALAANLAFAFSADKLVQDARAQVGRTLFYDPSYERLAYPMGDVDIIKGVCTDVVVRALRGQDIDLQRLIHEDMSVNFSSYPKNWGAKKTDKNIDHRRVPNIATYLKRKGYEAKGEFKAGDIVTWRLDNGRPHIGIVSDKFSGSKTPLVIHNIGLGAQEEDVLNVYEITGHFRIK from the coding sequence ATGAAAATTTGGAGCAAAATTTTACTTTTAGCGCTCGCGGCAAATTTAGCCTTTGCTTTTTCGGCCGACAAGCTCGTGCAAGACGCTAGAGCGCAGGTCGGACGGACGCTGTTTTACGATCCTTCGTACGAGAGGCTAGCCTATCCGATGGGCGATGTGGATATAATAAAGGGCGTTTGCACCGACGTCGTGGTAAGGGCGCTGCGCGGGCAGGACATCGATCTGCAGCGGCTCATCCACGAGGATATGAGCGTAAATTTTAGCTCCTATCCAAAAAACTGGGGTGCGAAAAAGACCGACAAAAACATCGATCATCGCCGAGTACCAAACATCGCGACCTATCTAAAACGCAAGGGTTACGAGGCAAAGGGCGAGTTTAAGGCAGGCGATATCGTGACGTGGCGGCTGGACAACGGCAGGCCGCATATCGGCATAGTTTCGGATAAATTTTCCGGCAGCAAAACCCCGCTCGTGATCCATAACATCGGGCTTGGCGCGCAGGAAGAGGACGTGCTAAATGTTTACGAGATAACAGGGCATTTTAGGATAAAATAA
- a CDS encoding UDP-N-acetylmuramate dehydrogenase — protein MTQLIDFSKFSSVRVGGVHEVAVLESIEDALKPEFAGRVMIGGANNLLVSPNPPAMMMLGGVFDYINLSGDVLSIGAATKSGKIYNFAKKHNIGGFEFLQNIPGTLGGLVKMNAGLCGVSISDSLLAVRLGRGWVERERISFSYRKSGIDEPILGAEFKISRKFDAALAADFAAKRANQPKGASFGSCFVNPPGDYAGRLIEEVGLKGYAIGGAKFSEQHANFIVNFNAATFADVTGLINLARERVLEQFGIELKTEVVIL, from the coding sequence ATGACGCAGCTTATAGATTTTTCCAAATTTAGCTCGGTGCGAGTAGGCGGCGTGCACGAGGTGGCGGTGCTAGAGAGCATTGAGGACGCTCTAAAGCCGGAATTTGCCGGGCGCGTGATGATAGGCGGCGCGAACAACCTGCTAGTCTCGCCAAACCCGCCCGCGATGATGATGCTAGGCGGCGTGTTTGATTATATAAATTTAAGCGGCGACGTGCTTAGTATCGGAGCTGCGACGAAGTCGGGCAAAATTTACAACTTCGCCAAAAAACACAATATCGGCGGGTTTGAGTTTTTGCAAAATATCCCAGGTACGCTCGGGGGTCTTGTTAAAATGAACGCGGGGCTTTGCGGCGTTAGTATCAGCGATAGCCTGCTAGCCGTGCGACTAGGTCGCGGCTGGGTAGAGCGCGAGAGGATAAGCTTTAGCTACCGAAAAAGCGGGATCGATGAGCCGATTTTGGGCGCCGAGTTTAAAATTTCGCGCAAATTTGACGCAGCGCTCGCCGCCGATTTTGCCGCTAAACGCGCAAATCAGCCAAAGGGCGCTAGCTTTGGCAGCTGTTTTGTAAATCCGCCGGGCGACTACGCAGGCAGACTGATCGAGGAAGTCGGGCTAAAGGGCTACGCGATAGGCGGGGCTAAATTTAGCGAGCAGCACGCGAATTTCATCGTAAATTTTAACGCCGCGACCTTCGCGGACGTAACCGGGCTCATAAATTTAGCCCGCGAGCGCGTTTTGGAGCAATTCGGCATAGAGCTAAAAACCGAAGTGGTAATACTTTAG
- a CDS encoding menaquinone biosynthesis family protein, producing MFKHINVAHSPDADDIFMYKAIDFGWVSSKNLKFSATALDIQTLNDEALKGTYEATAISFALYPLICEEYALLRTAVSFGEGYGPKLVKKKGAVLKRNFKVALSGKHTTNALLFRMAYPQARIVYKNFLEIEGAVLSGEVDAGVLIHESILDFSDELCVEREIWDIWSELAGENLPLPLGGMAVRRSLPITDATECERVLTEGVRIATAHKPFLSHMLMERNLIRVDKEKLKTYLNLYANDSSVSMNETKLKAVNRLFALGYERGFYPLPIKAENYLVPAEYNNIRFS from the coding sequence ATTTTTAAGCATATAAACGTCGCTCACTCACCCGACGCAGACGATATTTTTATGTATAAGGCGATTGATTTTGGCTGGGTAAGCTCGAAAAATCTAAAATTTAGCGCCACCGCGCTTGATATCCAGACGCTAAACGACGAGGCGCTAAAAGGCACCTATGAGGCCACGGCGATTAGTTTCGCGCTATATCCACTCATCTGCGAGGAGTACGCGCTTTTGCGTACGGCAGTGAGTTTCGGCGAGGGTTACGGCCCAAAGCTAGTTAAGAAAAAAGGCGCGGTTTTAAAGCGAAATTTCAAAGTCGCGCTCAGCGGCAAACACACGACCAATGCCCTGCTTTTTCGCATGGCCTACCCGCAGGCGCGCATAGTTTATAAAAATTTCCTAGAAATCGAGGGTGCGGTTTTAAGCGGGGAGGTGGATGCAGGCGTGCTGATACACGAGAGCATTTTGGATTTTTCGGACGAGCTTTGCGTGGAGCGCGAGATCTGGGATATCTGGAGCGAGCTAGCGGGTGAAAATCTGCCGCTGCCGCTAGGAGGCATGGCGGTTCGCCGCAGCCTGCCGATAACGGACGCTACCGAGTGCGAGCGCGTGCTAACGGAGGGCGTACGCATCGCCACCGCGCATAAGCCCTTTTTGTCGCATATGCTAATGGAGCGAAATTTGATCCGCGTCGATAAAGAAAAGCTAAAAACCTATCTAAATCTCTACGCAAACGACAGTTCTGTCTCAATGAACGAAACAAAGCTAAAGGCGGTAAATAGGCTCTTTGCGCTTGGTTATGAGAGGGGATTTTATCCGCTACCGATCAAGGCCGAAAACTATCTCGTGCCCGCCGAGTACAACAATATAAGGTTTAGCTAA
- the recA gene encoding recombinase RecA produces MAKEKEEKKIVPPTNDSDKKKALDAALKQIDKAFGKGTLIRLGDKQVEAIDSISTGSLGLDLALGIGGIPKGRIIEVYGPESSGKTTLTLHIIAEAQKAGATCAFIDAEHALDVKYAANLGVDTENLYVSQPDFGEQALEIVENLARSGAVELIVVDSVAALTPKSEIEGDMGDQHVGLQARLMSQALRKLAGVVHKMNTTVIFINQIRMKIGAMGYGTPETTTGGNALKFYASVRLDVRKIATLKQNEEPIGNRTKVKVVKNKVAPPFKTAEFDIMFGEGISRDGEIIDYGVKLDIIDKSGAWFSYKAAKIGQGRENAKAYLKEHPEISDEIVATIKSSIGLDKLISGAGGKDSDDESIEENTEE; encoded by the coding sequence ATGGCAAAAGAAAAAGAAGAGAAAAAGATAGTCCCGCCGACAAACGATTCGGACAAGAAAAAGGCCTTAGACGCGGCTTTAAAGCAGATAGATAAAGCATTTGGCAAGGGTACGCTAATCCGCCTGGGCGACAAGCAAGTCGAGGCGATAGACAGCATCTCGACCGGCTCGCTAGGACTTGACCTAGCCCTTGGTATCGGCGGTATCCCAAAGGGCCGTATCATCGAGGTTTACGGACCTGAGAGCTCGGGTAAAACGACTCTGACGCTACACATCATCGCTGAAGCGCAAAAAGCCGGAGCCACGTGCGCCTTTATCGACGCCGAGCACGCTCTAGACGTGAAATATGCGGCAAATTTGGGCGTAGATACCGAAAATCTCTACGTCAGCCAGCCTGACTTTGGCGAGCAGGCGCTAGAGATCGTAGAAAACCTAGCTAGAAGTGGAGCGGTCGAGCTGATCGTCGTTGATAGCGTCGCGGCGCTAACGCCAAAAAGCGAGATCGAGGGCGATATGGGCGATCAACACGTAGGCTTGCAAGCGCGTCTAATGAGCCAAGCGCTACGCAAACTCGCAGGCGTCGTGCACAAGATGAACACGACCGTGATCTTTATCAACCAAATTCGTATGAAAATCGGCGCTATGGGTTACGGTACGCCCGAAACTACTACGGGCGGTAACGCGCTTAAATTTTACGCATCCGTGCGCCTAGACGTGCGCAAGATCGCCACGCTAAAACAAAACGAAGAGCCTATCGGCAACCGCACGAAGGTAAAAGTCGTGAAAAACAAGGTCGCGCCTCCGTTTAAAACGGCGGAATTTGACATAATGTTCGGCGAGGGTATCAGCCGCGACGGCGAGATCATCGACTACGGCGTGAAGCTCGATATCATCGATAAAAGCGGCGCGTGGTTTAGTTACAAAGCCGCTAAAATCGGCCAAGGCCGCGAAAACGCAAAAGCCTATCTCAAAGAGCACCCCGAGATATCAGACGAGATCGTAGCTACGATAAAAAGCTCGATCGGCCTAGATAAGCTAATAAGCGGCGCGGGCGGCAAAGATAGCGACGACGAAAGCATAGAAGAAAATACGGAGGAATAA
- a CDS encoding barstar family protein, with product MKFISVDIDFLDIYSKNFHLKMAEIFGFPDFYGKNLAALIDCLSDLRTFGDEEPMTRYSLNDDECLLLNVRNLSKASNDLRRKFLLALEAVNTRLSAGKTPTILVNLTSKG from the coding sequence ATGAAATTTATTAGCGTAGATATAGATTTTTTAGATATTTATTCTAAAAATTTTCACCTAAAAATGGCGGAAATTTTCGGTTTTCCAGACTTTTACGGCAAAAATCTCGCCGCTTTGATAGATTGCTTATCTGATTTAAGAACATTTGGGGACGAAGAGCCCATGACTCGCTACTCTTTAAACGATGACGAATGCCTTTTATTAAACGTTAGAAATTTATCTAAAGCATCAAACGATTTGAGACGCAAATTTTTATTAGCCCTAGAAGCCGTAAATACGCGCTTATCGGCGGGTAAGACGCCTACGATATTAGTAAATTTAACGAGCAAAGGATAG
- a CDS encoding dual specificity protein phosphatase family protein — MKTKLFLSQLAVLVVVAAIFYASYGATNALASARANVPEIYFAWERAVPFWAWSIVPYWSLNLLYALGFFLCRDGRELARYVTQLLAAQVIATLFFIAFPLQMSWEKPAVSGFSGFLFSSLAAFDLPFNQAPSLHIILCVVVGAFYLRKARAIWLKAALVAWFVLIGFSVLTTYQHHFIDIPTGLAAGYFVLLVRPMDGEPLRFAMTVETTRYKWAALYLVLAFLTLFAAIAGAKIWSSWALWLSWASLSFALVACGYAFLGAGVFAKNGQGRHAAAAKALLLPYLCVARLNALFWLRGRRLADEILPGLYLGSVKEAGKFDAVLDCAAEFESPNGAQIYASLPMLDMIMPSADELKLGTDELERIVKTTLCGGENLPQTTVELGLNFSAEVGYAHGRNLKFDEQANARANLQTRGAANESKIAEAGQIFANSNERAAENGKKVLVCCALGYGRSASVLLAWLVIYAGLGFDDALNLLRSRREKIAVSSLLRERIMQLADGTREI, encoded by the coding sequence ATGAAAACGAAATTGTTTTTATCGCAGCTGGCTGTGCTAGTCGTAGTTGCCGCGATATTTTACGCTAGCTACGGCGCTACAAACGCCCTCGCGAGCGCTCGCGCAAACGTACCCGAGATCTATTTTGCATGGGAGCGCGCGGTGCCGTTTTGGGCGTGGAGCATCGTGCCGTACTGGTCGCTAAATTTGCTCTACGCGCTTGGATTTTTCCTATGCCGTGACGGCCGTGAGCTCGCGCGCTACGTCACGCAGCTGCTCGCCGCGCAGGTTATCGCGACGCTGTTTTTTATCGCTTTTCCTCTGCAAATGTCGTGGGAAAAGCCCGCAGTTTCGGGCTTTAGCGGCTTTTTGTTCTCGAGCCTCGCCGCCTTTGACCTCCCGTTTAATCAAGCCCCATCGCTGCACATCATACTTTGCGTCGTCGTGGGCGCATTTTACCTTCGCAAGGCGCGCGCGATTTGGCTTAAAGCGGCGCTCGTAGCGTGGTTTGTGCTCATCGGCTTTAGCGTGCTGACCACGTATCAGCACCATTTTATCGACATTCCGACGGGATTAGCCGCGGGATATTTTGTGCTGCTCGTTCGTCCGATGGATGGTGAGCCGCTTAGGTTTGCCATGACTGTGGAGACTACGCGCTACAAATGGGCGGCGCTATATCTGGTGCTTGCGTTTTTGACGCTTTTTGCGGCGATTGCGGGGGCTAAAATTTGGAGCTCGTGGGCGTTGTGGCTGTCATGGGCGAGCCTTAGTTTCGCGCTGGTCGCCTGCGGTTACGCGTTTTTGGGTGCGGGAGTTTTTGCTAAAAACGGGCAAGGCCGTCACGCCGCCGCGGCTAAAGCCTTGCTCCTTCCCTATCTTTGCGTCGCGCGGCTAAATGCGCTCTTTTGGCTGCGCGGACGCCGGCTTGCGGATGAAATTTTGCCGGGGCTCTATCTAGGCTCGGTTAAGGAGGCTGGCAAATTTGACGCCGTGCTTGACTGCGCGGCCGAGTTTGAGAGTCCTAACGGTGCGCAAATTTACGCGAGCCTACCTATGCTAGATATGATAATGCCGAGCGCAGACGAGTTAAAACTAGGCACAGACGAGCTTGAGCGGATAGTAAAAACGACTCTTTGCGGCGGCGAAAATTTACCGCAAACGACGGTTGAGCTAGGATTAAATTTTAGCGCCGAGGTGGGCTACGCGCACGGGCGAAATTTGAAATTTGACGAGCAAGCGAACGCGCGGGCAAATTTGCAAACGCGCGGCGCGGCAAACGAGAGTAAGATCGCCGAGGCGGGACAAATTTTCGCTAACTCAAACGAACGAGCCGCTGAGAACGGCAAAAAGGTGCTAGTGTGCTGCGCGCTGGGCTACGGCAGGAGCGCGTCGGTACTGCTCGCTTGGCTTGTGATTTACGCGGGACTAGGATTTGACGACGCGCTAAATTTGCTAAGATCGCGCCGCGAAAAGATCGCAGTCTCTAGCCTGCTACGGGAGCGGATAATGCAGCTAGCAGACGGCACCCGCGAAATTTGA
- a CDS encoding DNA adenine methylase, producing the protein MENQAYLKEQILTYLGNKRSLLGFIEQGVNIAKHALGKEKLSCCDLFSGSGIVSRFLKSHANFIVANDLELYSRVTNECYLANADAEFKKELDFWHEKLTREIGANLREGFICELYAPKDEANILATDRVFYTRKNAAYIDTARQIIEALVPQELRVFFVAPLLYSASVHANTSGIFKGFHKNKDGLGQFGGRGKHALSRITADISLLKPVFSNFNVEFEVQRRDAQELAAELPPFDLVYLDPPYNQHPYGSNYFMLNLIASYERPSEISRVSGIARGWNRSVFNQKSAAAPAFFELISKLKAKFVLISFNSEGFIAREEFSQNLAGLGEVQILEQKYNAFRGSRNLASRPTHVSELLYVLKKA; encoded by the coding sequence ATGGAAAATCAGGCGTATTTAAAAGAGCAAATTTTAACTTATCTAGGCAACAAACGCTCGCTTTTAGGTTTTATCGAACAAGGCGTAAATATCGCAAAACACGCACTTGGTAAAGAAAAACTAAGCTGCTGCGACCTTTTTAGCGGTAGCGGCATCGTGTCGCGGTTTTTAAAATCCCACGCAAATTTCATCGTCGCAAACGACCTGGAGCTTTATAGCCGCGTAACAAACGAGTGCTACCTCGCAAACGCGGACGCGGAGTTTAAAAAAGAGCTTGATTTTTGGCATGAAAAACTAACGCGCGAAATCGGCGCAAATTTGCGCGAGGGCTTTATCTGCGAGCTTTACGCGCCAAAAGACGAGGCAAATATTTTGGCGACTGACCGCGTCTTTTACACGAGAAAAAACGCCGCCTACATAGACACCGCGCGCCAGATTATCGAGGCGCTAGTGCCGCAGGAGCTGCGCGTTTTTTTTGTCGCTCCGTTGTTGTATTCAGCTAGCGTGCACGCCAACACCAGCGGTATTTTCAAGGGTTTTCATAAAAACAAGGACGGCCTTGGGCAGTTTGGCGGACGCGGCAAACACGCGCTATCTCGCATCACGGCCGACATCAGCCTGCTTAAGCCCGTTTTTTCAAATTTTAACGTCGAATTTGAAGTGCAAAGACGAGACGCCCAGGAGCTTGCCGCCGAGCTTCCGCCGTTTGATCTGGTCTATCTTGATCCGCCTTATAACCAGCACCCCTACGGCTCGAACTACTTTATGCTAAATTTGATCGCTAGCTACGAGCGTCCGAGCGAAATCTCGCGGGTTTCGGGCATCGCTCGGGGCTGGAACCGCTCAGTTTTTAATCAAAAATCAGCCGCCGCGCCCGCATTTTTCGAGCTAATCTCAAAGCTAAAAGCTAAATTCGTGCTCATCTCGTTTAACTCCGAGGGCTTCATCGCGCGCGAAGAATTTAGCCAAAATTTAGCCGGGCTTGGCGAAGTGCAAATTTTGGAGCAAAAATACAACGCTTTTCGCGGTAGTAGAAATCTAGCCAGTCGCCCGACGCACGTTAGCGAGCTGCTTTACGTTTTAAAAAAGGCGTAA
- a CDS encoding lysophospholipid acyltransferase family protein yields the protein MKEFLAAALDFILCRITIFITGVRPPQELLNIGEGTKIYYANHASHGDFLLIFVSLPYRVRKRVRPVAAAEYWESGPVRRFLAKNVFNMVLISRRKDPLEALAQMSDALQTHSLIIFPEGTRKMNDDLALQPFKSGVFRLAQECPSVPLVPIWIKNARNVLPKGFMIPIPLLCELIVGEEISYGGEGKGEFLQKAQDALLAMSDTQNDRTKA from the coding sequence ATGAAAGAGTTTTTAGCTGCAGCGCTTGATTTTATCCTTTGCCGCATCACGATATTTATCACGGGCGTACGGCCGCCGCAGGAGCTTTTAAATATCGGCGAGGGTACTAAAATTTACTACGCCAACCATGCTAGCCACGGCGATTTTTTGCTGATTTTCGTCTCGCTGCCGTATCGCGTGAGAAAGCGCGTGCGCCCCGTCGCGGCGGCGGAGTACTGGGAGAGCGGGCCCGTGCGCAGATTTCTTGCTAAAAACGTATTTAACATGGTGCTAATAAGTCGCCGCAAAGATCCGCTAGAAGCGCTAGCGCAAATGAGCGACGCGCTGCAGACGCACTCTCTCATCATTTTTCCGGAAGGCACGCGCAAGATGAACGACGACCTAGCACTTCAGCCGTTTAAAAGCGGGGTGTTTCGTTTGGCGCAGGAGTGCCCCTCCGTGCCTTTGGTGCCGATTTGGATCAAAAACGCGCGCAACGTCCTGCCTAAGGGCTTTATGATACCTATCCCGCTGCTTTGCGAGCTGATCGTAGGTGAGGAGATATCGTACGGAGGCGAAGGCAAGGGCGAGTTTTTACAAAAGGCGCAAGACGCGCTACTAGCGATGAGCGATACGCAAAATGACAGAACGAAAGCCTAG
- a CDS encoding bifunctional alpha/beta hydrolase/class I SAM-dependent methyltransferase, with product MEFKESYFITSDGARIFYRYRLAADVACENPGADEVNLSEDGKFDGSKLGVQTTNETSNLTSEQAGGADENAEPGFGGEGKSDEQNLQNNGENSDSNLNETSKCSASNLSENAEQNLKFKAAPNAKAVAIFHRGHEHSGRTTHVADGLADENLSYFAWDQRGHGRSEGERGDAPSIGRLIADVDEFVAHIEQRFGFETQNLAVIAQSVGAVLVSAWLHDYAPRVRCAVLASPAFSVKLYVPFARAGLKALYSSRGNFFVNSYVKAHYLTHDKERQASYDADSLITRAISVRILLGLYEAAERVVSDAAAITTPTLLLISGDDWVVEHAPQHEFYNALGARVKRREILEGFYHDTLGESERERAFEIIREFVGERFSAPFSEVDCTHADEYGFSREEADRLATPLPRFSPKNLQFKFQRIFMQAVSPWVGGLKIGENTGYDSGSTLDYVYRNEPQGANKFFKFIDKFYLNAIGWRGIRERKRNIKLAIDQAVAKLQERGEPLRLLDIASGHGRYILDAAQGYKFERITLRDYSDINVKAGSEMIKERGLQDVASFTQVNAFDAASYEGLRDAYTLGVVSGLFELFPDNSVVRTALQGFSSSVKSGGCLIYTNQPWHPQLEMIARALSSHRQGAAWIMRRRSQAEMDQLVEKAGFKKVREWIDGDGIFSVSLAVKI from the coding sequence ATGGAGTTTAAAGAGAGCTACTTTATAACGAGCGACGGGGCGAGGATATTTTACAGATACCGCCTGGCTGCGGACGTGGCGTGCGAAAACCCGGGCGCAGACGAAGTAAATTTGAGCGAGGATGGCAAATTTGACGGATCAAAATTAGGCGTCCAAACTACAAACGAAACGTCAAATTTGACTAGCGAGCAAGCAGGTGGCGCGGATGAAAATGCGGAGCCGGGTTTTGGCGGCGAAGGTAAATCGGACGAGCAAAATTTACAAAACAACGGCGAAAACTCGGACTCAAATTTAAACGAAACTAGCAAATGCAGCGCGTCAAATTTGAGCGAAAACGCCGAGCAAAATCTCAAATTTAAAGCCGCGCCGAATGCCAAAGCCGTAGCGATATTTCACCGCGGGCACGAGCACTCGGGCAGGACGACGCATGTAGCAGACGGGCTAGCGGACGAGAATTTGAGTTATTTTGCCTGGGATCAGCGCGGACACGGTAGGAGCGAGGGCGAGCGGGGCGACGCGCCAAGTATCGGCCGTCTCATCGCCGACGTGGACGAGTTTGTGGCGCATATCGAGCAGAGATTTGGCTTTGAGACGCAAAATCTAGCCGTGATAGCTCAGAGCGTGGGCGCCGTGCTGGTCTCGGCGTGGCTGCACGATTACGCTCCGCGCGTTCGCTGCGCGGTGCTAGCTAGTCCCGCGTTTAGCGTGAAGCTTTACGTGCCGTTTGCTAGGGCGGGGCTAAAGGCGCTCTACTCCTCGCGCGGAAATTTTTTCGTAAACAGCTACGTCAAAGCGCACTATCTCACGCACGACAAGGAGCGCCAGGCCAGCTACGACGCCGACTCACTCATCACTCGCGCGATCTCGGTGCGCATACTGCTTGGGCTTTACGAGGCGGCAGAGCGCGTGGTTTCGGACGCCGCCGCGATCACGACGCCTACGCTGCTGCTGATCTCGGGCGATGACTGGGTCGTGGAGCACGCCCCGCAGCACGAATTTTACAACGCTCTTGGCGCGCGCGTAAAAAGGCGCGAGATTTTAGAGGGATTTTACCACGATACGCTGGGTGAGAGCGAGCGGGAAAGGGCGTTTGAGATCATTCGCGAGTTCGTCGGCGAGAGGTTTAGCGCACCTTTTAGCGAGGTGGACTGCACGCACGCGGACGAATACGGCTTTAGCCGCGAGGAGGCCGATAGGCTAGCTACGCCGCTGCCGAGATTTAGCCCGAAAAATTTGCAGTTTAAATTCCAGCGGATATTTATGCAGGCGGTTTCGCCGTGGGTCGGCGGGCTAAAGATCGGCGAAAACACCGGCTACGATAGCGGCAGTACGCTTGATTACGTCTACCGAAACGAACCGCAAGGGGCGAATAAATTTTTTAAATTTATCGACAAATTTTACCTAAACGCTATCGGCTGGCGCGGTATCAGAGAGCGCAAGCGAAATATCAAGCTAGCTATCGATCAAGCCGTAGCAAAACTGCAGGAGCGAGGCGAGCCGCTACGACTGCTAGACATCGCCTCTGGGCATGGCAGATACATACTAGACGCCGCGCAAGGGTATAAATTTGAGCGCATAACGCTACGCGACTACAGCGACATAAACGTAAAAGCCGGCAGCGAAATGATAAAGGAGCGCGGGCTGCAGGACGTCGCGAGCTTTACGCAGGTAAACGCCTTTGACGCCGCTAGCTACGAGGGCTTGCGGGACGCATATACGCTTGGCGTCGTGTCGGGACTGTTTGAGCTCTTCCCGGATAACTCGGTCGTGCGCACCGCGCTGCAAGGCTTTTCAAGCAGCGTAAAAAGCGGCGGCTGCCTAATCTACACCAATCAGCCGTGGCACCCGCAGCTTGAGATGATCGCGCGCGCTCTATCCAGCCACAGGCAGGGCGCTGCGTGGATCATGCGTCGCCGCAGCCAGGCCGAGATGGATCAGCTCGTGGAAAAGGCGGGATTTAAAAAGGTGCGTGAATGGATAGATGGGGATGGGATATTTAGCGTGAGTTTGGCTGTTAAAATTTAA
- a CDS encoding DUF805 domain-containing protein produces MTFGESIKSCLNGYVKFDGRVPRSEYWWFLVFIFIVNVVAVCIDLSASNIYEKSELVSTLAGLALLSPNLAVCVRRLHDLNKSGWWVLLFFIPIIGPVVLIVWFATRGTVGANIFDEDPLAAV; encoded by the coding sequence GTGACTTTTGGCGAATCCATAAAAAGTTGCCTTAACGGCTACGTAAAGTTTGACGGCAGAGTGCCTAGGTCGGAGTACTGGTGGTTTTTAGTCTTTATTTTTATAGTAAACGTAGTTGCGGTTTGCATAGACTTAAGTGCATCAAACATATACGAAAAATCAGAGCTTGTCTCTACGCTTGCGGGTTTAGCCCTTTTGTCACCCAACCTCGCAGTCTGCGTCAGAAGACTTCACGACCTAAACAAGAGCGGCTGGTGGGTGCTGCTCTTTTTTATTCCGATCATCGGCCCGGTCGTTTTAATCGTATGGTTTGCTACGCGCGGCACGGTAGGCGCAAATATCTTCGACGAAGACCCGTTAGCGGCGGTTTAA
- a CDS encoding phosphatidate cytidylyltransferase, which yields MNPQNHILNLFLGLIAVLVVSSAIAFILKAKFGAENKTVSNLTSRINAWWAMILVIFAFTYMGKNAVIFLFLLVSFAALREFLSLIYIRRGDHIALVACFYVILPMQYIFIYADWYAMAMIFIPVYGFLFLPILAAICGDAAYFLERSTKIQWALMICVFCISHIPALLLLDLESGSSMELMLFLIIVVQSSDVLQYIWGKLFGKRKIAPSISPSKTVVGFAGGVLSASALAACLHHLTPFGAAGAFFIGLAVCMMGFLGGLVMSAIKRDLGVKDWGYMISGHGGMLDRMDSLCFAAPIFFHIVRYFYA from the coding sequence ATGAACCCGCAAAATCATATCTTAAATCTATTTTTAGGACTCATCGCGGTGCTTGTCGTCTCTAGCGCCATTGCCTTTATCCTAAAGGCGAAATTCGGCGCCGAGAACAAAACCGTCTCAAATTTGACCTCGCGCATAAACGCCTGGTGGGCGATGATTTTGGTCATTTTTGCGTTTACGTATATGGGCAAAAACGCCGTGATATTTTTATTTTTGCTAGTTTCGTTTGCCGCATTGCGCGAGTTTTTATCGCTCATCTACATCCGCAGGGGCGATCACATCGCGCTCGTGGCGTGCTTTTACGTGATTTTGCCCATGCAGTATATTTTTATCTACGCTGATTGGTACGCGATGGCGATGATATTTATCCCGGTTTACGGATTTTTATTTTTGCCGATTTTGGCGGCTATTTGCGGCGATGCGGCCTATTTTTTAGAGCGCTCGACGAAGATCCAGTGGGCGCTGATGATCTGCGTGTTTTGTATCTCGCACATCCCCGCGCTTCTTTTACTAGACCTTGAGAGTGGCAGCAGCATGGAGCTGATGTTGTTTTTGATCATAGTCGTGCAATCTAGCGACGTGCTGCAGTACATCTGGGGCAAGCTTTTTGGCAAACGCAAGATCGCTCCTAGCATCAGTCCGTCTAAGACGGTGGTCGGCTTTGCGGGCGGGGTACTTAGCGCTAGCGCGCTGGCTGCGTGCCTGCATCATCTCACGCCTTTTGGCGCGGCGGGGGCGTTTTTCATCGGGCTTGCCGTTTGTATGATGGGATTTTTAGGAGGGCTTGTTATGTCGGCGATCAAGCGCGATCTGGGCGTCAAGGACTGGGGCTACATGATCAGCGGGCATGGCGGGATGCTTGACCGTATGGACTCGCTGTGCTTTGCGGCGCCGATATTTTTTCACATAGTTAGATATTTTTACGCGTGA
- the fliQ gene encoding flagellar biosynthesis protein FliQ, producing the protein MQSTLIELGIETFKIALYLSFPMLLAGLSAGLIISIFQATTQINEMTLSFVPKIILVVVVIIFLMPWMVSMMVDFTTRMIEFIPNFVQ; encoded by the coding sequence ATGCAATCAACGCTCATAGAACTCGGTATCGAAACCTTTAAAATCGCGCTTTATCTGAGCTTCCCTATGCTGCTCGCTGGCCTATCGGCGGGCCTTATCATCAGTATATTTCAGGCTACGACGCAGATAAACGAGATGACGCTAAGCTTCGTGCCCAAAATCATCCTCGTCGTCGTCGTGATTATATTTTTGATGCCGTGGATGGTCTCGATGATGGTCGATTTCACGACGCGTATGATAGAGTTTATCCCGAATTTCGTGCAATGA